A window of the Corynebacterium minutissimum genome harbors these coding sequences:
- the hemQ gene encoding hydrogen peroxide-dependent heme synthase, whose product MSKVNFKELNKVQRYSQHAVFQVIPGALGTEREQAIAQAQKFFADLEQAGVVVVRGIYDLSGMRESADFMIWWHAEEFADIQKAFADFRRETVLGQVSEVTWVGNALHRPAEFNKSHLPSFIMGEEPGDWIAVYPFVRSYDWYTMDEEKRRRILMEHGMQGRDYPDVRANTVPAFALGDYEWILAFEAPELHRIVDLMYLMRYTEARHHVREEIPFHTGRRVKDVAELIAVLP is encoded by the coding sequence ATGTCGAAGGTCAACTTCAAGGAGCTCAACAAGGTCCAGCGGTATTCGCAGCACGCAGTGTTCCAGGTTATTCCTGGCGCGCTGGGTACCGAGCGTGAGCAGGCCATCGCCCAGGCACAAAAATTCTTTGCTGACCTCGAGCAGGCTGGCGTGGTTGTCGTGCGTGGCATCTATGACCTGTCCGGCATGCGCGAATCCGCGGACTTCATGATCTGGTGGCACGCAGAAGAATTCGCCGACATTCAAAAGGCTTTCGCTGATTTCCGCCGGGAGACCGTCCTGGGCCAGGTGTCTGAGGTGACGTGGGTCGGCAACGCCCTGCACCGTCCGGCCGAGTTCAACAAGTCCCACCTTCCATCTTTCATCATGGGCGAGGAGCCGGGGGACTGGATTGCTGTTTACCCCTTTGTCCGGTCCTATGACTGGTACACCATGGATGAGGAAAAGCGCCGCCGCATTCTTATGGAGCACGGAATGCAGGGCCGTGACTACCCGGATGTTCGCGCGAACACCGTGCCGGCCTTCGCTCTGGGCGATTACGAATGGATCCTTGCCTTCGAGGCTCCTGAGCTACACCGCATCGTCGATCTGATGTACCTCATGCGCTACACCGAGGCTCGCCACCATGTGCGTGAGGAAATCCCGTTCCACACGGGCCGCCGCGTCAAGGATGTGGCAGAGCTTATCGCCGTGCTTCCCTAA
- a CDS encoding DUF3000 domain-containing protein produces MSNSDVSSRTLAGAPTNLHDRASSANGSQSAEPSTPAAFTQAVESLHAAQLRSEITLGTIRPPQRLAPFSHAIGLEVERGHHDADIVPTDSEGDAFGRLILLHDPGAEEAWEGAMRLVAYIQADLEDSVAGDPLLPDVAWEWLTESLELREATHTNLGGTVTSTSSVRFGEIGGPPRAYQLEMRASWTAEGLDLAPHVEAFSQVLALVAGLPPEGVAELGR; encoded by the coding sequence GTGAGCAATTCCGACGTTTCATCGCGCACCTTGGCAGGGGCACCAACCAACCTGCACGACCGCGCTTCGTCCGCCAACGGCTCCCAGTCAGCAGAGCCGTCGACTCCGGCCGCTTTCACTCAGGCCGTCGAGTCCCTCCATGCAGCGCAGCTGCGCTCTGAAATCACCTTGGGCACCATCCGCCCGCCGCAGCGCCTCGCGCCGTTTAGCCATGCCATTGGCTTGGAGGTTGAGCGCGGACACCACGACGCAGATATCGTCCCAACCGATTCCGAAGGCGATGCGTTCGGCCGTCTCATCCTTTTACACGACCCAGGTGCTGAAGAAGCGTGGGAAGGTGCCATGCGCCTTGTCGCCTACATTCAGGCTGACCTAGAGGATTCGGTAGCAGGCGATCCGCTGCTTCCCGACGTCGCCTGGGAGTGGCTCACCGAATCCCTCGAGCTGCGCGAGGCTACCCACACCAATCTGGGCGGAACCGTAACGTCAACATCCTCAGTGCGCTTTGGTGAAATCGGCGGCCCGCCGCGTGCCTACCAGCTTGAGATGCGCGCGTCCTGGACTGCTGAGGGCCTAGACCTAGCTCCACATGTCGAGGCATTCTCCCAGGTGCTAGCGCTCGTTGCCGGCCTGCCGCCGGAAGGCGTGGCCGAACTCGGCCGCTAA
- a CDS encoding HRDC domain-containing protein → MTELRHVPKDGTPKVLASPRDFHAAADQLAAGTGPFAIDTERASAYRFDDRAFLVQIRREGAGTVLLAPENHRAEFTAALAPVLTGQDWVLHAAPSDLPSLAWLGLYPGTLFDTELAARFAGFAHPNLGAMILELFDVELEKGFGDSDWSETPIPQKRRNYAALDVELLNELAVALRDILAEEEKLDWAYEEFDHIAAEHAGITAPEPRSWRELKGVSSLRSREQLAVARELWQRRESIARSQDLAPNRLLPHRVLVEIARRVPTTPYEINKIKGFPRRRGGATLQWLDAVTTALKSPKEEWPVQLRSPQPVPSKSVFTREFPELWSVYQDIRSAFEDLGDELTMNYELILKPSLVRAAVWAALGPEGGVAGEISGSGDIPGFLLSQGAREWQVELATPLIADGLHAFGG, encoded by the coding sequence ATGACCGAACTGCGCCACGTGCCCAAGGATGGTACCCCGAAGGTCCTCGCGTCCCCGCGTGACTTCCATGCGGCCGCCGACCAACTCGCAGCTGGTACTGGACCTTTTGCTATCGATACCGAGCGCGCCTCCGCCTACCGCTTCGATGACCGCGCCTTCCTCGTGCAGATTCGCCGAGAAGGCGCCGGAACGGTTCTGCTAGCCCCAGAGAATCACCGTGCGGAGTTTACCGCCGCGCTGGCGCCCGTACTTACTGGGCAAGACTGGGTTCTCCACGCAGCGCCTTCTGATCTTCCTTCTTTGGCGTGGCTCGGCCTCTACCCGGGAACGCTGTTCGATACGGAGCTGGCCGCCCGCTTCGCAGGTTTTGCGCATCCCAACCTGGGTGCCATGATACTGGAGCTTTTCGACGTCGAGTTGGAAAAGGGCTTTGGCGATTCCGACTGGTCTGAAACCCCCATCCCGCAGAAACGGCGCAACTACGCAGCACTCGACGTTGAGCTCCTCAACGAACTGGCAGTAGCATTGCGCGATATCCTCGCAGAGGAAGAGAAGCTGGACTGGGCCTACGAAGAATTTGACCATATCGCCGCTGAACACGCAGGCATCACCGCGCCAGAGCCGCGTTCGTGGCGCGAGCTCAAAGGCGTATCCTCCCTGCGTTCGCGCGAGCAGCTCGCTGTAGCCCGTGAGCTGTGGCAACGCCGCGAATCTATAGCACGTTCGCAGGACCTCGCCCCTAATCGCCTGCTTCCCCATCGCGTGCTCGTGGAGATCGCGCGCCGAGTTCCCACCACGCCATACGAGATCAACAAAATCAAAGGCTTTCCCCGCCGCCGCGGCGGAGCGACCCTGCAATGGCTCGATGCCGTCACCACGGCGCTTAAGAGCCCGAAAGAAGAATGGCCGGTCCAGCTACGCAGCCCGCAACCTGTGCCCTCAAAGTCTGTCTTTACCCGCGAGTTCCCGGAGCTTTGGTCTGTGTATCAAGACATTCGCAGTGCCTTCGAGGACCTCGGTGACGAGCTCACCATGAACTACGAACTCATCCTTAAGCCCAGCCTTGTCCGCGCAGCCGTGTGGGCTGCCTTGGGACCTGAAGGCGGAGTTGCCGGCGAGATTTCTGGTTCTGGGGACATTCCCGGCTTCTTGCTTTCCCAAGGAGCGCGCGAATGGCAAGTAGAACTTGCTACCCCGCTCATCGCAGACGGCCTCCACGCCTTCGGCGGTTAG
- the dxs gene encoding 1-deoxy-D-xylulose-5-phosphate synthase, with the protein MSILDSIESPADLKALSKTQLAELAADIRQRLIEKVSVTGGHLGPNLGVVELTVAIHRVFDSPRDPIVFDTSHQSYVHKMLTGRTAQFDTLRQKGGLSGYTDRTESEHDWTESSHASAALSTVDGLSKAFKIRGESHRNAVAVVGDGALTGGMCWEALNNISADKDRNVVIVVNDNGRSYSPTIGGLSENLGRIRAQHGYDEFMELGKKRLKSMGWVGERTFDALHAMKEGVKSTVMPTEMFPELGIKYVGPINGHDIDAVVRALSYARDYEGPIIVHTVTEKGHGFAPAVNEPKDQMHSTGAIDPVTGVSKGQKQPGWTAAFSEELIKAGHAREDIVAITAAMAGPTGLAPFQEEFPERFFDVGIAEQHAMASASGLALAGMHPVVAVYSTFLNRAVDQVIMDIALLKQPVTIVLDRAGVTGSDGPSHNGVWDMAFMSIVPGMRIAAPRDGARLRELFNEAIAIDDGPTCVRFPKGNLLEDTDELKRLDDGVDILHYSDDAEEEATDVLIVSVGAMSTRSLGAAELLEARGFNVTVVDPRWPVPVAQSIVALAADHDLVVTVEDGVLRGGVGSMVAEALDAADVDTPVHRLGVPSTFPRHASRGEILEEFGITPQGIAQSVEEWVAARSDDAGLGEA; encoded by the coding sequence ATGAGTATTCTGGATTCCATTGAATCGCCAGCTGATCTCAAGGCTCTGAGCAAGACGCAGCTGGCCGAGCTCGCGGCGGATATCCGCCAGCGCCTCATTGAGAAGGTATCGGTCACCGGTGGACACCTCGGCCCCAATTTGGGCGTGGTTGAGCTCACCGTGGCGATTCACCGCGTCTTTGACTCTCCTCGTGATCCCATCGTCTTCGATACCTCTCACCAGTCCTACGTGCACAAGATGTTGACTGGCCGCACCGCGCAGTTCGATACTCTGCGCCAGAAAGGTGGCTTGTCTGGCTACACCGACCGCACTGAGTCAGAACATGACTGGACCGAATCTTCGCACGCGTCGGCCGCACTGTCCACGGTGGATGGCTTATCTAAGGCCTTTAAGATTCGCGGCGAATCGCACCGCAACGCCGTGGCCGTCGTGGGTGATGGCGCCCTGACCGGTGGCATGTGCTGGGAAGCGCTGAACAATATTTCCGCGGATAAAGACCGCAACGTGGTCATCGTAGTTAATGACAACGGCCGTTCTTATTCGCCCACTATTGGCGGGCTATCAGAAAACCTTGGTCGTATCCGTGCACAGCATGGATACGACGAGTTCATGGAACTGGGTAAAAAGCGCCTGAAATCCATGGGCTGGGTCGGTGAGCGTACTTTTGATGCCCTTCATGCCATGAAGGAAGGCGTGAAGTCCACCGTCATGCCCACGGAGATGTTCCCGGAGCTCGGTATCAAATACGTCGGTCCTATCAATGGCCACGACATTGATGCGGTTGTCCGCGCACTGAGCTATGCCCGAGATTATGAGGGGCCCATCATCGTCCACACGGTGACGGAGAAGGGACATGGTTTTGCCCCGGCCGTCAATGAGCCGAAGGACCAAATGCACTCCACAGGTGCTATCGACCCGGTGACTGGCGTGTCCAAGGGGCAGAAACAGCCAGGGTGGACCGCAGCCTTTTCTGAAGAGCTCATCAAGGCAGGTCACGCTCGCGAGGATATTGTGGCAATCACTGCGGCAATGGCTGGGCCTACTGGCTTGGCGCCTTTCCAAGAAGAGTTTCCGGAGCGCTTCTTTGACGTAGGTATTGCTGAGCAACATGCAATGGCCTCTGCTTCCGGCTTGGCTTTGGCCGGGATGCACCCGGTGGTGGCCGTGTATTCCACCTTCCTCAACCGCGCGGTGGACCAAGTCATTATGGACATTGCTTTGCTCAAGCAGCCAGTGACCATTGTGCTTGATCGCGCGGGCGTAACAGGCTCCGATGGTCCTTCACACAACGGTGTGTGGGATATGGCGTTTATGAGCATCGTGCCGGGCATGCGCATTGCCGCACCGCGCGATGGTGCTCGACTCCGTGAGCTCTTCAACGAGGCTATCGCTATCGATGATGGCCCCACGTGCGTCCGTTTCCCCAAGGGGAACCTGCTCGAGGATACCGACGAGCTCAAGCGCTTGGATGATGGCGTGGACATCCTGCACTATTCTGACGACGCTGAAGAGGAAGCGACCGATGTCCTCATTGTCTCTGTCGGCGCAATGAGTACCCGCTCACTGGGGGCGGCGGAACTGCTTGAGGCGCGCGGCTTCAACGTCACGGTGGTGGACCCACGGTGGCCAGTGCCCGTTGCGCAGTCCATTGTGGCGCTGGCTGCCGACCATGACCTTGTCGTGACTGTCGAGGATGGCGTGCTGCGCGGCGGCGTGGGCTCCATGGTCGCCGAGGCCCTGGACGCAGCAGATGTGGATACTCCGGTGCATCGCCTCGGCGTACCGAGCACTTTCCCGCGCCACGCCAGCCGTGGAGAAATTCTTGAGGAATTCGGCATTACCCCGCAGGGGATTGCGCAGTCGGTTGAAGAGTGGGTAGCTGCGCGCAGTGACGATGCAGGCTTGGGAGAAGCCTAA
- a CDS encoding class I SAM-dependent RNA methyltransferase: MTNPDATSSAAEAAQPVTKGQSFDITIERMAHGGVGIGAAPDGRVCFVAGGFPGDRLTVTARKVKKAFVEAERDAVIEPGECRVESSCPAAQQGAGCCDFAELDPAAEPGIKVEVLLDQIRRVARIEHTPEVESIDLQPQRGWRTRVRLGVDKQGRAGTRKRGSTELITNVACSQLVPGLVDGLVGPNSRTFTPGAEVIAVMDSDGNRHVVESRKAPRGRRVETVREVIEAPTKNVVQRADGREFRFPPTAFWQAHVAAPDTYTRIAREWLAPANGDGVQSDEVRSDVAQLVAWDLYGGVGLFVPALAEVTAPQGGHTTVYSVDYSPAASGAQPGLKGIDVEFRTATVEEVAAQLPKPVSVILDPPRTGAGADVIAAVAVAEPRKVLHVGCDPATFARDLAAWSEHGYRLQRLAMVNAFPGTHHFETLALLVPAA, from the coding sequence ATGACTAATCCCGACGCCACGTCCTCTGCCGCTGAGGCGGCTCAACCTGTCACAAAGGGGCAGTCCTTCGACATCACTATCGAGCGGATGGCGCATGGAGGAGTAGGCATCGGTGCAGCCCCGGATGGCCGTGTGTGCTTCGTTGCAGGAGGCTTCCCAGGAGATCGTCTCACCGTGACCGCACGAAAGGTCAAGAAGGCTTTCGTAGAGGCAGAACGTGATGCAGTAATCGAGCCAGGGGAGTGCCGCGTGGAGTCCTCGTGCCCGGCAGCACAGCAAGGAGCCGGTTGTTGCGATTTCGCCGAATTGGACCCAGCCGCGGAACCGGGAATCAAGGTTGAGGTCTTGCTTGACCAAATTCGCCGCGTTGCGCGCATTGAACACACCCCCGAGGTCGAGAGCATCGACCTGCAACCGCAACGAGGCTGGCGGACGCGGGTACGGCTGGGCGTCGACAAGCAGGGGCGTGCCGGGACGAGAAAACGTGGTTCGACCGAACTCATCACGAACGTGGCCTGTAGTCAACTAGTACCGGGGCTGGTCGACGGCCTCGTTGGCCCCAATTCCCGTACCTTCACACCTGGTGCAGAGGTCATTGCCGTTATGGACAGCGATGGCAACCGCCACGTCGTGGAATCTCGTAAAGCACCGAGGGGACGCCGGGTCGAAACCGTGCGGGAGGTTATCGAGGCCCCGACGAAGAATGTGGTCCAGCGAGCGGATGGCCGCGAGTTCCGCTTCCCGCCCACAGCCTTCTGGCAGGCACACGTCGCAGCGCCTGATACCTATACGCGCATCGCGCGCGAGTGGCTTGCGCCAGCCAACGGTGACGGCGTCCAGTCGGACGAGGTACGTAGTGACGTTGCGCAGCTAGTGGCGTGGGATCTCTATGGAGGTGTGGGACTGTTCGTGCCAGCTCTAGCGGAGGTCACTGCCCCGCAGGGAGGACACACCACGGTGTATTCCGTTGACTATTCTCCCGCAGCTTCTGGCGCGCAACCCGGGCTGAAGGGAATCGATGTGGAGTTTCGCACCGCCACAGTCGAGGAGGTTGCGGCCCAGCTGCCGAAGCCGGTCAGCGTGATTCTGGACCCTCCACGCACCGGTGCAGGTGCTGATGTTATCGCTGCAGTAGCTGTGGCGGAGCCTCGAAAAGTGCTGCATGTTGGTTGCGACCCTGCAACCTTTGCCCGTGACCTCGCCGCGTGGTCGGAGCACGGTTATCGACTGCAGCGTTTAGCCATGGTTAACGCTTTCCCGGGGACTCATCATTTTGAAACTTTGGCACTGCTCGTCCCTGCTGCCTAA
- a CDS encoding DUF3159 domain-containing protein — translation MGGLTGLVSATLPVLVLIPVNNVWGLGPALFAALGVALLISVWRLLRKETLQPALSGLLGVGICAGIAWFTGDAKGYFLYGIWMSLVLFIVAMISIVARWPLVGVVWKGLNGDDMSWRTIPKARRAYAWATAGWAVVFIARFAVQRALYDADATTTLGIVRIIMGWPLTGVVTLLTIWMVRRANAAVDEASENTKDATTQDATTEVATTEKESVDD, via the coding sequence ATGGGCGGCCTTACTGGCTTAGTCTCAGCGACGTTGCCGGTACTCGTCCTCATCCCGGTGAATAATGTCTGGGGCCTGGGGCCGGCTCTCTTCGCTGCCTTGGGTGTGGCGTTGCTCATTAGCGTGTGGCGCCTCCTGCGCAAGGAAACGCTTCAGCCGGCCCTATCGGGCCTGCTAGGAGTAGGCATTTGTGCGGGCATCGCGTGGTTTACAGGGGATGCCAAAGGCTATTTCCTTTACGGAATTTGGATGTCGTTGGTGCTCTTTATCGTTGCGATGATATCCATCGTCGCGCGCTGGCCGTTGGTTGGCGTGGTATGGAAGGGCCTCAACGGCGATGACATGAGTTGGCGTACGATTCCGAAGGCACGCCGTGCCTATGCATGGGCTACAGCGGGCTGGGCTGTGGTTTTCATCGCCCGTTTTGCTGTGCAACGCGCGCTGTACGACGCCGACGCGACCACCACCCTGGGTATTGTCCGCATCATCATGGGCTGGCCCCTTACCGGCGTCGTCACCCTGCTCACTATTTGGATGGTGCGCCGTGCCAATGCGGCTGTGGACGAAGCTTCAGAAAACACCAAGGACGCTACTACTCAGGACGCTACTACTGAAGTCGCCACCACTGAGAAGGAGTCCGTCGATGACTAA
- a CDS encoding DUF3710 domain-containing protein, with amino-acid sequence MALWPFGKKNKENSSESAVERDEAASGVAAPAHAENDAAAPIEASENTAAESSHSAGLVSEDNDNADSADSAAARGIKAVAHDAVNGDMGPYDGDTVNIAEFNFEDFSVGLLDLGSMRIPLPKGSQVQVEMGQDGPRMLHILTPHGRMTPVAFAAPRTSGQWSESAADIIHGLESDGFSAHPEDGPWGSEIVGTSDKGGIRIIGVEGPRWMYRLTLAAPAGKEEELAKLGREVVARTFIYRGEDPILAGSSLPVMLPQQLAEQVSQALQQRQQEAAANNADAGAQDTAGSRENETPAEAQAREQLRELDDTDKN; translated from the coding sequence ATGGCGTTGTGGCCCTTTGGCAAGAAGAACAAAGAGAACAGCTCAGAGAGCGCTGTTGAGCGCGACGAGGCAGCGTCGGGTGTTGCCGCACCGGCACACGCAGAAAACGACGCTGCAGCTCCCATCGAGGCTTCGGAGAACACCGCGGCTGAGTCTTCGCACTCAGCAGGCCTTGTGAGCGAGGACAATGATAATGCTGATAGTGCCGATAGTGCCGCAGCGCGGGGCATTAAGGCCGTAGCTCACGATGCTGTCAATGGTGACATGGGCCCCTACGATGGCGACACCGTTAATATCGCAGAATTCAACTTCGAAGATTTCTCTGTCGGTTTGCTTGACCTTGGCTCGATGCGTATCCCGCTGCCTAAGGGTTCCCAGGTACAGGTAGAGATGGGGCAGGACGGCCCCCGTATGCTTCACATCCTCACCCCGCATGGTCGGATGACTCCGGTGGCTTTCGCTGCTCCGCGCACCTCGGGCCAGTGGTCGGAGTCCGCAGCCGACATCATTCATGGCTTGGAGTCTGATGGCTTTTCTGCCCACCCGGAGGATGGGCCATGGGGTTCGGAAATCGTTGGCACCAGCGACAAGGGCGGCATCCGCATCATCGGTGTGGAAGGCCCGCGCTGGATGTACCGCCTCACGCTGGCAGCCCCAGCGGGGAAAGAAGAGGAGCTGGCTAAGCTCGGCCGCGAAGTCGTTGCCCGCACCTTCATCTACCGCGGTGAGGACCCGATCCTTGCTGGTAGCTCCCTGCCCGTGATGCTGCCGCAGCAGCTAGCGGAGCAGGTTTCGCAGGCTCTACAGCAGCGCCAACAAGAGGCAGCGGCCAACAACGCAGACGCCGGCGCCCAGGACACCGCCGGCAGTCGCGAGAACGAAACTCCTGCAGAAGCTCAGGCTCGCGAACAGCTGCGTGAGCTCGATGACACGGACAAGAACTAA
- the dut gene encoding dUTP diphosphatase has product MNEQHPLVDPVSPFGDVKVKRLDKELPLPKRAHRGDAGADLYAAHDVTLRPGERALVGTGIAIALPLGTVGLVHPRSGLAAKHGISVTNTPGTIDADYRGEIKVCLINHDPTETFEVERGMRIAQLIVQRVELVGFNEVEELDDTARGDGGYGSTGVN; this is encoded by the coding sequence GTGAATGAGCAACACCCCCTTGTAGATCCGGTCAGTCCTTTTGGTGATGTCAAGGTAAAGCGCCTTGATAAAGAGCTTCCGTTGCCAAAGCGCGCCCATCGAGGCGATGCTGGCGCGGATCTTTATGCCGCACATGATGTCACCTTGCGCCCCGGTGAACGCGCTCTGGTTGGCACCGGTATTGCGATTGCCCTGCCGCTGGGCACGGTGGGATTGGTCCACCCGCGCTCAGGTCTGGCTGCCAAGCATGGCATCTCCGTCACCAATACTCCGGGGACTATTGATGCAGATTACCGCGGGGAGATTAAGGTATGTCTCATTAATCACGATCCAACCGAGACCTTCGAGGTTGAGCGCGGTATGCGCATTGCGCAGCTCATCGTGCAGCGCGTGGAGCTGGTGGGTTTCAACGAGGTCGAGGAGCTTGATGACACCGCACGCGGCGACGGTGGCTACGGTTCCACCGGCGTGAACTAG
- a CDS encoding DUF3093 domain-containing protein, with protein sequence MTSSSSPAEQTPAADSPVVLYRERQWVPWYWWLMAAFVVVISTATVSLNRGILWVIIPAILLSAIAVWALLTWSNTVVRVEQDSDGTRWLTVKEAQLPHDVVARSTAVPATARRNALGPQLDPAAFIVTHGWVPEHVMLVLDDPEDPTPYWLIGSKDPEKLLAAFLPDQAGASAAR encoded by the coding sequence ATGACTTCCAGTTCCTCGCCAGCCGAGCAGACCCCTGCTGCTGATTCCCCGGTTGTTCTCTACCGCGAGCGCCAGTGGGTGCCGTGGTACTGGTGGCTAATGGCAGCTTTCGTTGTGGTGATTAGTACAGCAACGGTCAGCCTGAACCGCGGAATTCTATGGGTCATCATTCCCGCTATCTTGCTGTCCGCCATCGCTGTATGGGCGCTGCTGACATGGTCCAACACTGTCGTGCGCGTGGAGCAAGACAGTGACGGCACTAGGTGGCTGACGGTCAAGGAGGCCCAGCTGCCCCACGATGTGGTCGCGCGCAGCACTGCGGTGCCCGCCACCGCACGTCGAAATGCACTCGGCCCGCAGCTGGACCCAGCAGCTTTTATTGTCACGCACGGTTGGGTTCCTGAGCACGTCATGCTCGTCCTCGATGACCCCGAAGACCCCACCCCCTATTGGCTCATTGGTTCAAAGGACCCCGAGAAACTGCTCGCCGCTTTCCTTCCCGACCAGGCCGGGGCGAGCGCGGCCCGCTGA
- a CDS encoding DUF4193 domain-containing protein, producing MATDYDAPRRRAEDELEADSLEGLKAAENDNNGMDDDGEIVEAFEPPSVDLTGEELNVTVVPRKDDEFTCSVCFLVQSNKRLDHEENGELVCKDCA from the coding sequence ATGGCCACCGATTATGACGCACCGCGTCGCCGAGCTGAAGACGAGCTTGAGGCTGACTCTCTCGAGGGTCTCAAGGCAGCAGAGAACGATAACAATGGCATGGATGATGACGGTGAAATTGTTGAGGCGTTTGAGCCGCCGTCAGTTGACCTGACGGGCGAAGAGCTCAACGTCACCGTTGTTCCGCGCAAGGACGACGAATTCACCTGTTCGGTATGTTTTCTTGTCCAGTCCAACAAGCGCTTGGATCACGAAGAGAACGGTGAACTTGTGTGCAAGGATTGTGCTTAA
- the ppgK gene encoding polyphosphate--glucose phosphotransferase: MTAQHSQHQAPHHEGHSFGIDVGGSGIKGAEVDLATGEFVGDRLKIATPKPATPEAVAEVIAQIVAEKGWNGPVGITLPAVIKNQVVRSAANIDKSWIGINAQELLSQFLDTPFTVLNDADAAGLAEVAYGDDIVRTGPVIFLTLGTGIGSAFLLDGQLFPNTEIGHLIVGEQEAEHQASSAVKDREALKTKQWAKRVNRVLYEYEALFNPSAFVIGGGISRKFDKWGEHLSIETPVVAAQLRNRAGIVGAAMAAKEGIRP, from the coding sequence ATGACTGCGCAACACTCACAGCACCAAGCACCTCACCATGAGGGCCACTCTTTCGGTATCGATGTCGGCGGCTCCGGAATCAAGGGCGCCGAGGTAGATCTCGCTACCGGTGAATTCGTGGGCGACCGCCTCAAGATTGCTACCCCCAAGCCCGCGACTCCGGAGGCCGTTGCTGAGGTTATTGCTCAGATCGTCGCCGAGAAGGGCTGGAACGGCCCCGTTGGCATCACCCTGCCCGCAGTGATCAAAAACCAGGTCGTCCGCAGCGCCGCCAACATTGACAAATCCTGGATCGGTATTAACGCCCAGGAGTTGTTGAGCCAGTTCCTCGATACGCCTTTTACTGTGCTGAACGACGCCGACGCGGCCGGCCTCGCCGAAGTTGCTTACGGTGACGACATAGTCCGCACGGGCCCGGTTATCTTCCTTACTCTCGGCACCGGTATTGGTTCTGCGTTCCTTCTCGACGGCCAACTTTTCCCCAATACCGAAATCGGCCACCTCATCGTGGGAGAGCAAGAAGCAGAGCACCAGGCGTCCTCCGCAGTCAAGGATCGCGAGGCCCTCAAGACCAAACAGTGGGCCAAGCGCGTGAACCGAGTGCTGTATGAATACGAGGCACTGTTTAACCCGTCCGCATTTGTTATCGGCGGTGGCATTTCCCGCAAGTTCGACAAGTGGGGCGAGCATCTGAGCATTGAAACCCCCGTTGTGGCAGCTCAACTACGCAATCGGGCAGGTATCGTCGGCGCTGCCATGGCGGCAAAAGAAGGTATCCGCCCATAA